The genomic interval GGCGCCACCACGGAGAACCCGTCCTTCGAGGTCAATGCCGCGCTCCTCTCGCGCTGCCGCGTCTACGTCCTCCGCCCCCTGTCCGAAGCCGATATCGTAACCATCCTCGAGCGCGCGCTTGCCGATAGCGAGCGCGGGCTCGGCGCCGCCAAGGTCTCGGCGGAGCCAGATGCCTTGCCCTTGATCGCCCGACTCTCGGACGGCGATGCGCGTGGCGCGCTCAATATTCTCGAGCTGGCCGCCCGGCTCCAGGGCGGCCGGATCACGGGAGAAGGGATACGCGAGGCCGTCCAGAAGAAGGCCCTCCTCTACGACAAGTCCGGCGAGGAGCACTACAACCTCATCTCGGCTCTCCACAAGTCGCTGCGCGACTCGGATCCCGACGGCGCCCTCTACTGGCTCGGGCGCATGCTCGAGGCGGGCGAAGACGCGTTGTACATCGCGCGGCGCCTCGTGCGCTTCGCCTCCGAGGACGTGGGCAACGCCGATCCGCACGCGCTGCGCATCACGCTTGACGCGAAAGAGGCCTATCACTTCCTCGGCTCGCCCGAAGGCGAGCTGGCCTTGGCCCAGGCCACCTGCTATCTGGCGCTGGCGCCGAAATCGAACGCCGTCTACGCCGCCTGGAACGAGGTCGCCCAGGACATCCAGGACAAGCCCGCCGAGCCCGTGCCGCTGCATCTCCGCAATGCGCCCACGGGTCTCATGGCCAACCAGGGCTATGGCAAAGGCTACCAGTACGCCCATGACGCGCCCGAGGCCCGCGTGAATCAGGAGCATCTGCCCGCGGCCCTCAGCGGGCGCGTCTACTACCGGCCCACGGATCGCGGGCTCGAGAGAGAGCTCCGCGCGCGCCTGGAGGCGTGGCGGAGGTGGCGGGCGGAGCAGACCAAGCGGTGAGCGAGCGGGCCTGGCTGGCGGCGGTCTGCGCCTCCGAGCTTGGCACGCTCCTGGTCTTCTCGAACTTCTCCGCCCTCCTGCCCCTCCTCCAGAAGGAGTGGGAGCTCAGCAACAGCCAGGCCGGGCTCATCGTCTCCTTCTACCAGTTCGGGTATATCGGCGCCGTCATGATCCTGGCCACCCTGACCGATTACATGCCGCCCCGTCGCATCTATCTCTGGAGCGCATTCTGGATGGCCGCGGCCAGCTTCGCCTTCGCGTTCTGGGCGCACGGCTTCCTCTCCGCCGTCATCCTGCGCGGCGCCGTGGGCCTGGGATTCGCGGGCACCTACATGCCGGGCATGCGCATGGTCGCCGAGCGTTTCGCGTCGGGCCGACGCGGCTTCGCCATGGGCTGCTATATCGGCACCTTCACGCTCGGGACTTCACTCTCCCTCCTGCTCACGGGCTGGGCCAACGGACACTGGGGCTGGCGGGCCGCCTTCGCCCTGACCGCCGTGGGCCCGCTCGTGGCGGGCGTGATCGGCTGGATGGCTCTGCCGCGTACCATGGCCGCCTCCGCGCCGTCCGCGCCGAATCTCCCGCACAAGCCCACGCACAAGAGAGTCGAGCGACTCGGACCGGTCCTCAAGAACCGCCCCGCCCTGCGCCTCATCACGGCCTACGGCGCCCACACCTTCGAGCTGATGGGCATGCGCGGCTGGATCGTGCCCTTCTTCACCGCGAGCCTGATCACCACGGGCGCGGAGCTGGTGGAGGCCAATCAGCGCGCGGCGCTCGCGGCCTCGGCGGTGCTGGCCATCGGCGCCCTGCCCCATCCCTTCTCGGGACTGCTCTCCGATCGCTTCGGGCGGGCCATGCCGATCAGCGTCCTCATGCTGCTCTCGGCCTTCTGCTCTTTCGCCATGGGCTGGGCGCACGACTGGCCCTTCTCGAGCCTGGTCGTCCTCGGGCTCGTCTACGGCTTCCTCATCACCTCCGAGTCGGCCATCGTCTCGACGGGCATCGCGGAGGCCGCCGAGCCCGCCTATCTCGGGCGCACCATGGCCCTGCAGTCCACCGTGGGCTTCACGGCCGGCGCGCTCTCCCCATGGGCGGTGGGAATCGTGCTCGACTGGGCCCCGCGCCTGGGCGTGGTGGGCGAGGCCAAGTGGACATGGGGCTTCGGGCTCCTGGGGGCGATCGCCCTTCTGGGACCGTTGGCCGTGGGCTTCAAGGAGTTCACCCGCAGCCCCCGACGGGTTTAGAGTAGGACGATGGAAAAGAGGAAGCTCCGCGTCGGCGTCATCTTCGGCGGGCAATCCGGCGAGCACGAGGTCTCGCTCGCGGGCGCGGCGTCCGTGCTGGCGGCCCTGGATCGCGAGCGATTCGAGCCCGTGGCCATCGGGATCACCCGTGAAGGGCGCTGGCTCATGGGCGGAGATCCGCTCCAGGCCCTGTCTCAGGACGCCTCGCGCCGCGCGCTCGCCGAGGGCGGCGTGGAGGCGTCCGTGAAGCAGGAGCTGGCCGCGCGGGCGGGCGATGCCCCGGGCGGGGCCACGGCGCTCGCGCGCATGGAGACCTCCGAGAGCCTGCCCCCGGGTCTGCGGGAGCGGCTCGACGTGGTCTGGATCATGCTCCACGGCCCGCGAGGCGAGGACGGCACCATGCAAGGCCTCCTCGAGCTGGCGGGCTTGCCGTATGTCGGCGCCGGCGTGCTCGCCTCCGCGGTCGGCATGGACAAGGTCGCCATGAAGGACATGTTCCGGGCTCATGGCCTGCCCGTCGTCGACTACCTCGTGGTCAAGCGTCACCACTGGCGATCGCGCCCGGCCGAGGTGCAGAGCGCGGTGGGCGATGTCGTCGGCTTCCCGTGTTTCGTCAAGCCGGCCAATCTCGGCTCGAGCGTGGGCATCAGCAAGGTCAAGGCCGTGGAGGAGTTGACGGCCGCCCTCGATCTGGCCGCGAGCCATGACCGCCGTCTCCTCGTCGAGCGGGCTGTCCAGGGACGCGAGGTCGAGGTCGCGGTCCTCGGCAACGACGCGCCTCAAGCCTCTCTGCCCGGCGAGGTCTGCTATGCGGGCGAGTGGTACGACTACGAGACGAAGTATGGCGAGGGGCACACCACCTTCAAGGTGCCGGCGCCCCTGGCGCCCGACGTGACCGCCCGAGTGCGCGAGCTGGCCATCCGCGCGTTCCAGGCCATCGACGGCGCGGGGCTGGCGCGCGTGGACTTCTTCATCGAGAACGACACGCACGTCCTCGTGAACGAGATCAATACGCTGCCGGGCTTCACGGCCACCAGCGCCTATCCCAAGCTCTGGGAGGCCTCGGGCATCTCCTACACCGAGCTCATCTCCCGGCTCATTGATCTCGCCCGCGAACGACGCTGAGCCGAGCATGGCTCGCGCCGGCTTCGGCCTGCTCTCCGTCCTCCTCTCGCTTCTCGTCATCGGGCTCCTGAGCGCGGTGGCCCTCACGCACTACTTCAGCGCGACCCACGATCCACGCGGAAGCAGCTCTCCCACGGAGGCTCCCCGGCCCGATCAGTCAGCGCGGCTCGCCGAGGCCCAGGCGCTCTTGGGCCGCGCCATGACGGCCCTCACCCTCTGCGCCCAGACCACTGGAATGGCGGGGGGAACGGCGGGAGGCTTGCCCGGCCGCGCGAGCGGCGGCTGCTCGCTGGCGGAGATTGCCGCCAATGCCGGGGTCGGCGCCAATGGCGTCACGGCCGACGGTCGCTGGCAGATCACCGTGGCCGAGATCAACATGAGCGGCCGCGCGGGCGGGTTTACCGGACAGGTCTCCATCGCCGGCATCGGGGGGACGGCCGCCGGTCTCTCCGCCTCACTCTTCGCCACGCCGAGCGGCATGGTGTCGCGCTGCGAGGCGGGCGGCGCGAGGCCGCCATCCAGCCCGTCTTCCGGTCAGGGCTGCTGAGGACTGGTGCGTATCGTCATCGCCGGCGGCGGCACCGGTGGGCACACGAGCGCGGGCCTCGCCGTGGCCGCCACCCTGCGCCGCGACGGCGACACGGACATCCACTGGATCGGCAGCCGCAGAGGGATAGAGGCGGCGCGGGCGCCGGAAGCGGGACTGATCTTTCATCCCATCGCGACGGGCAAGCTCCGGCGCTACTTGGACCGGCGCAATGTCACCGATCTCGTCTTGAATGTCCCGGCCGGCTTCCTGCAGTCCTTGCGGCTCTTGCGCCGGCTTCGCCCGGCCCTGGTCTTCGCCACGGGTGGCTTCGTGTCCGTGCCTCCGGCCCTCGCCGCGCGCGCGCTCGGCATTCCCCTCGTCGTCCATGAGCAAACGTCCGTGCCGGGACTCGCCAACCGGCTGACGGGTCGCTGGGCGGCACGCATCGCCGTGTCGTTCCCGGTCCGGGGCGGCACTTTCCCGCCCGAGCGAGTGGTGCTGACGGGCAATCCCCTGAGAGCCGCTCTTCGCGACGGG from Candidatus Methylomirabilota bacterium carries:
- a CDS encoding replication-associated recombination protein A, which produces MDLFDSPPTEKPPAAPAPLADRMRPRSLDEVVGQEHLVGPGKVLRRSLEDGALHSMILWGPPGTGKTTLAFLMAQVAGARFVPFSAVLAGVKEIRQVVAEAQAERARGGRRTILFVDEIHRFNRGQQDAFLPHVEKGTLTLIGATTENPSFEVNAALLSRCRVYVLRPLSEADIVTILERALADSERGLGAAKVSAEPDALPLIARLSDGDARGALNILELAARLQGGRITGEGIREAVQKKALLYDKSGEEHYNLISALHKSLRDSDPDGALYWLGRMLEAGEDALYIARRLVRFASEDVGNADPHALRITLDAKEAYHFLGSPEGELALAQATCYLALAPKSNAVYAAWNEVAQDIQDKPAEPVPLHLRNAPTGLMANQGYGKGYQYAHDAPEARVNQEHLPAALSGRVYYRPTDRGLERELRARLEAWRRWRAEQTKR
- a CDS encoding MFS transporter, producing MSERAWLAAVCASELGTLLVFSNFSALLPLLQKEWELSNSQAGLIVSFYQFGYIGAVMILATLTDYMPPRRIYLWSAFWMAAASFAFAFWAHGFLSAVILRGAVGLGFAGTYMPGMRMVAERFASGRRGFAMGCYIGTFTLGTSLSLLLTGWANGHWGWRAAFALTAVGPLVAGVIGWMALPRTMAASAPSAPNLPHKPTHKRVERLGPVLKNRPALRLITAYGAHTFELMGMRGWIVPFFTASLITTGAELVEANQRAALAASAVLAIGALPHPFSGLLSDRFGRAMPISVLMLLSAFCSFAMGWAHDWPFSSLVVLGLVYGFLITSESAIVSTGIAEAAEPAYLGRTMALQSTVGFTAGALSPWAVGIVLDWAPRLGVVGEAKWTWGFGLLGAIALLGPLAVGFKEFTRSPRRV
- a CDS encoding D-alanine--D-alanine ligase family protein, whose translation is MEKRKLRVGVIFGGQSGEHEVSLAGAASVLAALDRERFEPVAIGITREGRWLMGGDPLQALSQDASRRALAEGGVEASVKQELAARAGDAPGGATALARMETSESLPPGLRERLDVVWIMLHGPRGEDGTMQGLLELAGLPYVGAGVLASAVGMDKVAMKDMFRAHGLPVVDYLVVKRHHWRSRPAEVQSAVGDVVGFPCFVKPANLGSSVGISKVKAVEELTAALDLAASHDRRLLVERAVQGREVEVAVLGNDAPQASLPGEVCYAGEWYDYETKYGEGHTTFKVPAPLAPDVTARVRELAIRAFQAIDGAGLARVDFFIENDTHVLVNEINTLPGFTATSAYPKLWEASGISYTELISRLIDLARERR